The genomic stretch ATCATGTTGCTGTTAATGATTGTTAGTTTGTGAACGAATACATATGACAGTCGGTTGAAAATTGTATGCGGACTACTTTAAACTTCTGTTATGCAAATGGATTTGGCCCTACTAGATGTTACTTTTGTCATGCTATGTTAGTTACAACATTTCCGTTATTATTGTTATGCAGGTTATATTGGGCTACTATTTCTATACTGAGTTTTCTCATGGCCGATGTAATGCAAGTGTTTGGTCAGTTGGACGTTGTCGGAAAGAAGTTTCTTATTCTATTGTGAGGTACGTTTAAATGCTATGCGTTGCCATGACCTTTGTTAATTGGCCTGCTGTTACTGAATTGGTTGCGAATATGTTTTACATCTAGGCTACTGTCATGACATGCTTGTGTCTCACTTGCCATGCTATTGGACTGCATTTTCTATTTATGCAAGTTTGAGTCCCGTTCCATTACTTGCAGATTGTGGTTTGCGAATCTGTTTATGTATGTGTAACAAGTGGTTCTGAACTTTGTTAGCTTATGTTGTTTAGAAAATTCTATGAGCTTTCCCTTGTGAAATTCTGTTGACAATTGGTTCTGTTTGGATGTGATTTTCGGTTTTGTTGTAGGTGATGGTTTAATGTCGGAGTAAAGACTTTGTGTTGGACGTTCATGGTATCGGTTGCATTAAAGTGCATCATTGGAATGGGAATGTCATGGAGCTGACTTGGATTCAATGGACTGTATTTTTTTCTCGGGACATGTTGTAAACTTGACAGGTTATAACTTGGAATTGATTGTAATTGGAACCATGTACAATTTGGAATGGATTTGTATGGTGAAGGTTGTATTTAATTTGGGATTCCAATTGTATGGAATTAATTGTGTATGAAATGATGTAATTGAATGGAATAACATGTAATCGGATAAATTTGTACCGTAACGTGAATTTGGTTGAAGTATTTGTAAATATTGTAACTTGTAATCAATGGTTGAATGTAATTGAAATCTGATGATTTGAAATTGATTTGAATGGAATTGAATGTATATATTATTTTATGGAAATGTAGGACATGGTTTGAATATATGGTGTAAAAATGAAAGATGAGTGGATTTTGGAATGAATCACGGTTTAGGAGAGGTTTGAAATAGATCACAAGTTGTATTCGTAGTCTATGTAATTTTGGATCGAAAGTGTAAATTGTATTGAACTTGAATGTCGGTTTTGGTTATGATAGAAATGAAATGGCGTAATCTTGAATCGATTTGAAATTGTAATGAATACATAGGGGTTGAATGTGTGGAGTAGTAAATTGGGATTGAAATGGCTTATGTACGGTTATGTAATTGAAAATGAACATGGTGATATAATGTAGTGAACTTTGATATGAAAATGGTATTGGTTTGAATGCAAATAGATATGGACTTGAATGCATACGAATGTGAATGCAAAATAACAAAAGGTGAAAATGTGACTCAAATGACAAGTGACAACCTCCCTCCCTTTTTTATTGAATGGTGAACTTGCAATGACCATGTCCATGTCATTGAAACAGAATTTGAACAAAGAAATGGACTTTGGATTAGAATGAGACGCCCTTGAATCATGAATACAAAACCATGACCATGAGTGAAAAAGTCTTAATCCAAATGCATTGACCAAGTATGCAAAGTTTTGAatggactttaatcaagcaagaCAAATGCAATGGCCAAGATGATCACCACATGAATGAACTAAAATGGGTTAAGAATTTCAATGGATCGAGGGCAAGCCAAAGATCAAAAGACCAATGCACTAAATGCAAGTATGAATCCAAAAATCAGTTAAAACAAACCCCTGGACTGGGGTTAAGCAGTCAAAGTTCTGAGTCAAGCACCAATCAAGACCTCAAACCAAGAAGCCACTAATACAAAACTACCAATATTCTGGACCACCTTAGGATTTCCAGCCCTCCTTAAAGCAAGCCATAAGGTTTACCAACCTCAAGATCAATGATTAGGATTTCATTCCAACACAAAGCTCCATAAGAATAAATCTCAAACCATGGGCCTACCATTAGGGTTTAAAGGCTAAGTTAAATACACAGAATGTCAAGCACAAGATCCCATAATAGCAAAGTCAGGAATTAGGGTTGGGATGAATGTCAAGATGTAAACTTCGAGAGTTAATGTCCAAAGAATCAAGCAACTAGGGTTTCAACCCACATGATGAGCAACATCACAATCTTCAAGCCAAAATCCTGATTTTATCAACCATAAACCTTAAATCTATGATGCATGTTAGCAAATGTTAATCATGAATGATGGATGCACATGAATGAAACATGAATGAGTCTAGATGGATCTCTAATTATAGGTTAGATGAAAAGCAAAAAgggaggacaaattttggggtatgtTGTAACACCCCCCAAACTACTACTACTCAAATACATCATACAATTGCATAATCAGAGTAAATTAAAGCATGCATACACGAGGGCATCACATTTACTTCTGCCAGAAACAACACGTGCCATGGTCACATACAAGTAACACGAATTataaatcaaaaccaaataacCAACATGCAAACTCACACAATGAAATGACATCTCTCTTCATAAATGGTAAATAACGATGATTCCCATAAATCATCTACCACAAAATATCATTTTGGGCTCTAAGACCACTCAACATCAAAACCAGCATATCCAAATAACAAGATAAAAGAGAGCACCAAATATctctcaacatcaaaacaaatacaaataatcccataaacccaagtgttacatgaccagagcactACATGCTACCTAGTCAAAACACAACAAGAACTAGCCTCCGAATCTAATCCTTGTGCGAAGCACCACTATCTCCGGTACCTGAGCGATGTCGTGATAGAACATCATTCCAACAtaagggtgagaattcaaatcattatagaaaaacataataatatgaaatgtataacaaacatacatatattattagaattcgtcacgcttcatacaaacatgcatcatatcatcttaTTAAAGAATCACATGTTTACCATCATACGACATGGCTCAACAATCCACAAGTATTCATTTATAAATACTAAACGATGTACAAAAGTCATATTTCACAATATATCGATTTCATGTACATattatcatccatcatcatttacaaatcatcatcaaatatgtatacaactttcacatgattccataatgtatacaagtcaccatttcatcacatatatcacaaATATGCACACATATCACATCAGCAACACATCAACAATTCATATCAAATGGATCACCTAAAATCCACGTATATGCATATCTACCAAAATCATATCCACACAATCATATCACATAATCACACAAACAATAATTCACACCGACACGTGCGACTCAATGCGTGACTCAATGCGATATGCATGTGGATCCCATCCGTTATCATTTCTGGCTTGCCGAGCGTCTCTCAAATAGACTAGATAACCACCTCTAAAGCTCGATTCAGCCTTAAGCTTTCAAACCCTATTCGGCGTTAGGTTTGGGACAAGCAAATAATCTATGCGAGATTACCCAACATTGTCTCTTTCATAGACTCATGCTAGTGTAActgtgcaacaacaacaagactCATACAATAAGACGATCGCAACCCCTTAATCATACATAAGCATACCACATCCCACATTTGCACAACATATACCTAACATGACTTCAATCCCAAACAATACATCAAATAGCActcatcatctcatcacaacacattaacataaagcaaacaagctaattcatgttattcatcaaattcaccaattcacatcatcacatacataatttcaagtattatgtttcttcataaaatccatctaaaaccatccaatacatgccaaacaatagaaaacatgtcattgACATTCACCACACATACAACATGCATCCATATTAGGATTCTTTTGATAAAATATTAATCTACTGTGATCAAAATGAATATCACGTTATATATAATATTCTTAGCTTCGTAACGGTCCAAATAACACCTTACGGTTCAAAAGTTATTGAATTTACAAGTTTTTcaaaatgctgtcaaaaaccataaaatttgctgttgcgaaaatgctgtcaaaaaccagaaaatttgCTGTTGCGAAAATGCCGTAAAAAACCAGAAAATTTGCTGTTGCGAAAATGCTATCAAAAACTAGAAAATTTGCTGTTGCAaaaatgctgtcaaaaaccaGAAAAACTGCTGTTGCAAAAATGCTGTTGTCCAACACGAATTTTCATCATAAAAccacatatttaattaattatcacatcaaataatgattaattaaaataaaccCCTAATAAATAAGTACGGAaattaaatcggggtgttacaactctcccccacttgaaatattttcgtcctcgaaaattacCTCCAGCAAACAACTCGGGATATGAATCCCTCATCTGACTCTCAAGCTCCCACGTCACATTTCCACCAGCCGGTCCTCCCCAAACGACTTTCACCAAAGCGATCTCTTTACCACAGACTTGTTTCACCTCTTTATCTTCTATCCGCATAGGTAATGTCTCCACGGTCAAATTATCTCTAACCTCAACATCATCTAATTGGACAATAGGAGAAGGATCCACAATGTATCTCCTTAACTGAGACACGTGAAACACATCACGGAGATTAACAAGTGACAATGACAACATAATCCGATAAGCCACATCAGCTACTTTCTCGGAAATCTGATACGGACCAATAAAATGCAGCGTCGACTTACACGACTTCAATGCTCTACCAACACCTGTTACCACAGTAACTCTTAAAAACACATGATCATCTACCTtaaactcaagagctttccttctcctgtcatggtaactcttctgacgactctgagaaaccttcatcttctcttTGATTATTTTAATCTTATCAGTAGTTTGTTGAACTATCTCaggtccaaccacaacactctctctagattcgtaccaacacaaaggcgtcctacaccttctaccatacaaagcttcaaacagaGCCATACCAATACTCaaatgaaaactattgttgtaggtaaactcaatcaaaggcaaataactatcccaaacacctccttgttccaaaacacaagctctcaaaagatcctcaagcgactgaatcgtcctctcagtctgaccatctgtctgcggatgataagcagaactcaaaCACAACTTTGTACCCAAAGCACgttgcaaaccttcccaaaatctcgaagtaAACCTCACATCCCTATCTGACACAATgctagacggaataccatgcaaactgacaattttctcaatatacaacttTGCAAGCCTCTCTATTagataatccattctaatcggaataAAGTGAGCAAATTTCGTCAACCTATCCACAATAACCCAAATAGTTTCGCAATTACTCGGAGTCCTAGGTAAACtagaaacaaaatccatagaaatactatcccatttccattcaGGAATAGATAACGGTTATAACAAAccagacgacttctgatgctcaatcttcaATTTCTGACAAATCAAACACGAATACATAAATTCCGCAATCTCTTTCTTCATACCAGGCCACCAAAACAATTTCCTTaaatcttgatacatcttagtagcaccaggatgaatactaaaaccactacgatgtccttcaTCAAGAATTCTCTTTCTCAAATCCGAAACATCGAGAACACAAACTCTATCAtgacacctcatgataccattctcatcaatccgaaaaTCACCACCTTTACCTTGATTGACCAACGTCAATCGATCTACCAAAACCAAATCAGATTTCTGACCTTCTCGAATCTCATCCAAAATTTCACTagtaagcttcaacataccaagcttcACTCCAAAAGAAGTCTAttcacaaaccaaactcatatctcAAAATTGTTCAAGCAAATCCAATTCTCGCACCATCAACATCGACATATGCAAATATTTCCTACTCAAAGCGTTGACTACAACATTCGCTTTGccaggatggtaattcaaaccaaaatcacAATCCTTCAAGAAATCCAACCACCTCatttgcctcatattcaactctttctgattGAACAAATACTTCAAgctcttgtgatcactaaacacatcaaatctcgacccaaacaaataatgtctccaaatcttcaaaacaaacacaacaacaacTTATTCCAAATCACGagtcggataattcctctcatgcactttgagttgccttgaagcataagctacaacttgttgattctgcattaacacacctcctaaacccatcaaagaagcatcacaatacacaacaaatGCTTCTGATGGATTCGGTAAAATCAAAACAGGAGCAGTAGTCAATCTCCTCTTCAGCTCTTGAAAACTAGCTTCACACTATGCAGTCCAAATGAAAACTTGgcctttcctagtcaactgcgttAATGGCAAAGATAACTTAGAAAAGCCTTCAATAAACTTTCAATAATAACTTTCCAAACCAAGAAAATTACGAATCTCAGACACAAATTTCAGCGCTTCCCATTGAGATATAGCCTcaatcttagaaggatcaaccgAAATACCACCACTGGAgatcacatggccaaggaaactcacttccttcaaccaaAACCCGCACTTCGAAAGTTTAGCAAACAACTGCTTCTCTTTCAATACAGATAAAACAATCCTCAAATGCTCAACATGATCCTCTTCACTATTCGAATATATCAAAATATCATCGATAAACACAATAACAAACTTATCGAGATATTTATGAAAAATCcgattcatgtactccataaatacaccaggtgcatttgtcacaccgaaaggcatcaccgAATACTCATAGTGTCCATACCTTATTCTAAAAGtagtcttctgaatatcttcagctttcacacggatctgatgatacccagacctcaaatcaatcttgctaaacacataagcaccaaccaactgatccatcaaatcatcaatccttggAAGCGAATACTTATTCTTGATAGTAaccttattcagttgtctataatccACACACAATCTCATaataccttctttcttcttaactaacaTGACAGGTGCACCCCACAGTGACTAACTCGGACAAATAAACCTCTTATCAAGCAAATCCTCtagttgactcttcaactctttcaactcagatggTGACATCCGATACAGAGCCATCGATACCGGACTAGTACCAGGAATCAAATCAATTGtgaactcaacttcacgttcaGGAGGAAAATTGCTAACCTCATCAAGAAACACTTCAGGAAAATCACGAGCAACTGGAAATTCACCCATTGTTCCATTTTCACTAAGCTTCAAACTTGCCACCAACAAAAACACTTCAGCACCATCTCGCACAGATTCATTCACTTGTTAAGTAGACAAGAATAAATCACCTTCCTTCTCTCGCTAAAGAAAAAGAACAACTTTCGtaaaacaattgatatagacaTGGTTGGCCCtcaaccagttcattcccaaaATAACATCAAGTTGACTCAATGGAAGACACACTAAATCAACTTCAAAATCTTTATCACAAATATTCAATGGACATTTCAAATAAACAAATGAAGTAGTCATTGAACCCATAGTCGGAGTATCAATAACCATGCTTCCACGCATAACAGATAATTCAAGATTCaatctcttagcacaatccaaagaaataaaagaatgtgtcgcaccggtatcaataatagcAATCAAAGGCATATTATTAATAAAGAACGTACCTCAAATCAATCTTTCCTCAGCAAAAGTATCAGCACCGAACAATGCAAACACTTTCCCTTTGGCTTGCTCCTTCTTCAGCTTGTTGCACTTGGTACTAATGTGCCCTTGCTCACCACAGTTGTAGCAAGTCACATTCGAACCAACTCTACAATCAAAAGATTTGTGACCTTgcttgccacacttgaaacaaGTCACATCTCCCTTAGGACACTTGGGAGCACGATGTCCCTTAACACCACATCTGAAGCACTTGACATGAGTGTGAGATCCTCCCCCATTCGACTTCTTGCCATCACCAACTTTCTCCTTACCATCATATGACTTCCCTTAGAATTTCCCTTTTCCTTTCTTATCATGCAAGGACTTATAATGAGCAGCACTCTCACGACTATTCTCATCATAGATCCTACTCTTATTAACCAACTCATAAAATCTCGTAATCTGTTGGTAACCCATTTCCTTCTTGATATCAGGTCTCAAGACATTCACAAACTTAAGACACTTGGATCTCTCAACATTAGCAGTATTATAATGGGGACAAAATTTGATCAACTCCTCAAACTTTGCAGCATACTCATCTAAGGTACCATTACCTTGCTTTAactcaaggaattcaatttccttctttcCACGAACATCTTCTAGAAAATACTTCTCCAGAAAAGCATCACGGAAAAGTGCCCAAGTCACTTCAATGCAATCCTCATCAAATCTCTGAACAGTGTTGCGCCACCAATCCTCAGCTTCTATCTCAAGCATATGAGTTCTAAACTGCACCTTCTGCACATCTGAACAGTTCATAACTCGAAAGATTTTCTCAATCGCCTTCAACCACTCTTGAGCTTTGTCAGGTTCATGAGCTCCTTCAAAAGTTGGCGGATTGTTCCTCTAGAGCTTCCCCAAAGCAC from Lathyrus oleraceus cultivar Zhongwan6 chromosome 7, CAAS_Psat_ZW6_1.0, whole genome shotgun sequence encodes the following:
- the LOC127103432 gene encoding uncharacterized protein LOC127103432, with translation MNCSDVQKVQFRTHMLEIEAEDWWRNTVQRFDEDCIEVTWALFRDAFLEKYFLEDVRGKKEIEFLELKQGNGTLDEYAAKFEELIKFCPHYNTANVERSKCLKFVNVLRPDIKKEMGYQQITRFYELVNKSRIYDENSRESAAHYKSLHDKKGKGKF